From one Lotus japonicus ecotype B-129 chromosome 3, LjGifu_v1.2 genomic stretch:
- the LOC130709558 gene encoding uncharacterized protein LOC130709558, protein MDPRNEYQPGSQSIVHDYLDGLHTSRRPTEPNTSEVKPVLHYSMQTGEEFSLEFMRDKVNLGKPVYSNVGDSNYTTGYMELKGILGISHAGSESGSDISMLSKYPKEFDRSNYGSIRSIPRTSLDPDNRQFVHSYGSSGGYGYSTMMMKFLCSFGGRILPRPSDGMLRYVGGQTRILRLRKDISWQELMQKAFLIYNQVHAIKYQLPGEELDALVSVSCDEDLQNMMEECNHLLDREGSQKLRMFLFSISDLEDAQFGLSSMGNDSEIQYVVAVNGMDLESTNNSNVIGVGFSASDVNELDWQNTDREANRVAVESTSAVNAPVPSNFNSSMATQFPQPQLPPSSNSFETYPLFYGDPMMHHGEPGGQYLIHHGLNPYHRPVIGDTPIIMPPHMLINQRGVLNEGHPPSGLQGQNSEIPATLVRKMDDSSTQQGSDPGKVLPSETQSAPAQLFDGYLKNNCPEASVVPEGYSIPPTKMDPLRDYEEVSSTSSSTFGPGYVDPPSNKVDWSCLHPPPVPRRVYYSERIPREQVELLNRSSKSDDAHNSQFHVSDLLSDTNPPESVTESSGNLHDGNLSNLTEETETYFKDNKSVLDETKESKTDFPTLHQVSSVRHHDDPASYLPDVDWGDTSVKESNDASNMQAPPVPLNGYTTTKDDSQHFPSNVVYKQAQGDILIDINDRFPRDLLTDIFSKAILEEDPSGVHPLASDGGGLSINMENHDPKRWSYFHKLAQDGIGNVSLLDQDHLGFSPATGKVVGDNGAQHVRPLTTDEVSLNQAESHFNLGEENQEDVHGRIGTEIPVPGSNYEHPQVNDTDSVQFDAMMENLRARDSEYEVGKFETRSTSLPPLDPSLGDLDTSSLQLIKNEDLEELKELGSGTFGTVYHGKWRGTDVAIKRIKKTCFTGRSSEQERLTVEFWREADILSKLHHPNVVAFYGVVQDGPGGTMATVTEYMVNGSLRHVLLRNDRYLDRRKRLIIAMDAAFGMEYLHSKNIVHFDLKCDNLLVNLKDPSRPICKVGDFGLSKIKRNTLVSGGVRGTLPWMAPELLNGSSNKVSEKVDVFSFGIVLWEILTGEEPYANMHYGAIIGGIVNNTLRPTIPNYCDLEWRTLMEQCWAPNPAARPSFTEIASRLRVMSAAARESKAHGHKASPK, encoded by the exons ATGGATCCTAGAAATGAATACCAGCCTGGATCACAGTCAATTGTGCACGACTATCTGGATGGCCTTCATACTAGTAGAAGACCAACTGAACCCAATACATCAGAAGTTAAACCTGTACTTCATTACTCCATGCAGACGGGTGAGGAATTTTCtcttgaatttatgagagataAGGTGAATCTCGGGAAGCCTGTTTATTCCAATGTCGGTGATTCCAATTATACAACAGGCTATATGGAACTGAAAGGCATTTTAGGCATCAGTCATGCAGGATCTGAGAGTGGATCAGACATTTCTATGCTATCAAAATATCCAAAAGAGTTTGACAGAAGCAATTATGGTTCAATTCGTTCAATACCAAGAACTTCACTGGATCCGGACAATAGACAGTTTGTGCATAGTTATGGCTCTTCTGGAGGCTATGGTTACTCAACAATGATGATGAAATTTCTTTGCAGCTTTGGTGGTAGAATACTGCCACGGCCAAGTGATGGAATGCTGAGGTATGTTGGAGGCCAAACACGTATTCTTCGTTTAAGAAAAGACATATCTTGGCAGGAGCTCATGCAGAAAGCTTTCCTCATCTATAATCAAGTTCACGCAATCAAATATCAGCTCCCAGGGGAAGAACTTGATGCTTTGGTATCTGTTTCATGTGATGAGGATTTGCAGAATATGATGGAGGAATGTAATCATCTACTAGATAGAGAAGGATCGCAAAAGCTTAGgatgtttttgttttcaataAGTGATTTGGAGGATGCTCAATTTGGTCTCAGCAGCATGGGTAATGATTCTGAGATCCAGTATGTTGTTGCTGTTAATGGCATGGACTTGGAATCAACAAATAACTCAAATGTGATTGGTGTTGGCTTTTCAGCAAGTGATGTAAATGAATTGGACTGGCAAAATACTGACAGGGAGGCTAACAGAGTTGCTGTAGAATCCACAAGTGCCGTCAATGCTCCCGTGCCAAGCAATTTCAACTCATCAATGGCCACTCAGTTTCCGCAACCACAGCTACCACCTTCCTCAAATTCATTTGAAACTTATCCACTGTTTTACGGTGATCCAATGATGCACCATGGGGAACCTGGTGGTCAATATCTTATTCATCATGGTCTTAATCCTTATCATAGACCTGTTATTGGAGACACTCCTATTATAATGCCTCCTCATATGCTGATTAATCAACGAGGGGTTTTGAATGAGGGCCATCCACCTAGTGGATTACAAGGACAAAATTCAGAAATACCAGCAACATTGGTGAGAAAGATGGATGATAGTTCAACTCAACAAGGAAGTGACCCTGGGAAGGTTTTACCCTCAGAAACTCAATCAGCTCCTGCACAACTGTTTGATGGTTACTTAAAAAATAATTGTCCTGAAGCATCAGTTGTTCCGGAAGGGTATTCAATACCTCCAACAAAAATGGACCCGCTCCGAGATTATGAAGAGGTTTCTTCTACATCTAGCAGCACATTTGGTCCTGGTTATGTTGATCCCCCCTCTAATAAAGTTGACTGGAGTTGTCTTCACCCTCCTCCTGTTCCTAGAAGAGTTTACTATTCAGAAAGAATTCCTAGGGAGCAAGTAGAATTGCTGAATCGGTCCTCAAAGTCGGATGATGCACACAATTCTCAGTTTCATGTTTCAGATTTACTTTCTGATACCAACCCACCGGAGTCTGTAACAGAATCCAGTGGAAACTTGCATGATGGAAATCTGTCTAATTTAACTGAGGAAACAGAGACTTATTTTAAAGATAATAAATCCGTCCTTGATGAGACAAAAGAAAGTAAAACAGACTTTCCTACCTTGCACCAGGTTTCTTCTGTTAGGCACCATGATGATCCCGCATCCTATCTTCCAGATGTTGATTGGGGGGATACCTCTGTGAAAGAATCTAATGACGCTTCTAACATGCAAGCACCACCTGTTCCTTTGAATGGGTATACAACTACAAAAGATGATTCTCAACATTTTCCGTCAAATGTCGTTTACAAACAAGCACAAGGTGACATTCTTATTGATATTAATGATAGATTCCCACGTGATTTGCTAACTGATATCTTCTCTAAAGCAATACTAGAAGAAGATCCCTCTGGTGTACATCCATTGGCCTCAGATGGAGGGGGCCTGAGCATAAACATGGAAAATCATGATCCTAAACGGTGGTCTTATTTTCACAAATTGGCTCAAGATGGGATTGGTAATGTGTCTCTTCTCGACCAGGATCATCTTGGTTTTTCACCTGCAACAGGAAAAGTTGTCGGGGATAATGGAGCTCAACATGTTAGACCTTTAACAACTGATGAAGTCTCTCTAAACCAGGCAGAGTCCCACTTCAATTTAGGTGAAGAAAATCAGGAAGATGTACATGGAAGGATTGGAACAGAAATCCCTGTACCGGGGTCAAATTATGAACATCCCCAAGTAAATGACACTGACAGTGTGCAATTTGATGCTATGATGGAAAACTTAAGAGCACGAGATTCAGAATATGAG GTTGGTAAGTTTGAAACAAGGAGTACTAGTCTACCCCCTCTTGATCCTTCTTTAGGAGATCTTGATACAAGTTCCTTGCAG CTCataaagaatgaagatcttgaaGAGCTGAAGGAACTGGGTTCTGGTACCTTTGGGACTGTGTATCATGGAAAATGGCGAGGAACAGATGTTGCAATTAAAAGGATAAAGAAAACCTGCTTCACTGGTCGATCATCTGAGCAAGAGAGACTG ACTGTTGAATTTTGGCGGGAAGCTGACATTCTTTCCAAGCTTCATCATCCAAATGTGGTGGCGTTTTATGGTGTGGTGCAGGATGGACCAGGAGGAACAATGGCCACTGTTACTGAGTATATGGTGAATGGTTCCCTCAGACATGTATTGCTTCGCAATGATAG GTATCTTGATCGTCGCAAGAGACTGATAATTGCAATGGATGCAGCTTTTGGAATGGAATATTTGCACTCAAAAAACATTGTGCATTTTGACTTAAAATGTGACAATTTGCTTGTGAACTTGAAAGATCCTTCACGGCCAATATGCAAG GTTGGTGATTTTGGCTTGTCAAAAATTAAACGAAATACCTTGGTCTCTGGTGGCGTGCGGGGAACTCTACCATGGATGGCTCCAGAACTGCTTAATGGTAGTAGTAACAAGGTCTCAGAAAag GTTGATGTGTTCTCCTTTGGCATAGTACTATGGGAGATTCTTACCGGGGAGGAGCCATATGCCAATATGCACTATGGTGCAATCATag GTGGGATTGTGAATAACACATTAAGGCCAACAATCCCAAATTATTGTGACCTTGAATGGAGAACACTAATGGAGCAATGTTGGGCACCAAATCCTGCAGCTAGGCCATCCTTCACAGAAATAGCTAGCCGATTACGTGTGATGTCTGCAGCAGCTAGAGAAAGCAAAGCACATGGCCACAAAGCATCACCTAAATGA